The genomic segment ATATGGCTGTCGTTTGTTGTGATATGCAGCAAATATATATCTTTGgatgttcatttttgaaatcatttaACCTGAGCTGACTTCAATTGCAGCTGTTTACGTAATAATTGCGACCTCTGTACcaaatgacaaaatgaaacaaaaaaaaaatgtttttttttcccttcacTATTTCCAGTTGCCcatttgattttgttaaaGTATATGATGGTCCGGACAATACATCCGCACTAATCGGCACATATTGCGGTCAACAAAGGAATCTCGTACTCTATTCAAGTGAATCAAGCCTTTTAGTACATTTCTTTACGTTGCAAAGGACAGCGCACACACAGAATCGTGGCTTCAaaggaatttatgaatttaGTGAGGGTTTTGTTAAGTTAGATTTTATACGTGAGTAAACAGAGTATTTCCATTTGTATAAAATGGCAAAAGGGTCGAGACTGAATTGTGTGTTTCTATTTAGGTGAAAACAATGGAATGCATATACGAGGTTCTGAATGcgatcaaaaaattttatcgaaaaaagaATCCAGTGGTTTGGTGTATTCACCCAATTATCCGTATCCGTACTTGCCGAAAACTGTATGCAGGTAAGGAAGCAACCGTTTCTTGAACTAGACATATTTTCAGGAACGcattacagtcagaggcagtgaatttTGAGcgtgaatttgcttcagatgTTGATACGATTGAAGCTGCTAAACACACGAGCGTGGTAATCTAGTAATGGTAAAGACGTATAAGTTTtgatgtgtggatcagctgaagcaaattcatctGAAATTaccactgcctctgactgtacaaatcaaatcgaaaaattgaactttttgtCCGCAAATTGTGGGCTAAGCACCACATGAAGACATGGCgttcggacaaaataactttcggacaaaataaccccggacaaaataaccccggacaaaataactacgaaacacatattttaaaaacaaattgtgaataaCACCCGCTAGCAGAATATATGGCGTAGGGTCAGTGTACCAATCACCGAATATCTATGACTAGTCGTAttataagaaaacaaaaattttagaatctttttatgttatttactCCGACCACTAGTGTACATAACTCTTTCACAGATCTAATATATATCTCCGACCATATTCGAGTATACTGAGTATCGAGTATATTTTCGAGTACGTATCGACTACattcgagaacatcgactatattcgaaaaCATCGTCtattcgagaacatcgactatattcgctgacatcgactatatttcgagaacatcaactatattcgatgacatcgactatattcgaggatgcCGGCTATATTtgaggacatcgacaatattcttGGACATCGATAATATTCGAATACATCGACTATTTGCGAGGAcgtcgactatattcgaggacatccaCTATATTATATGACATCGACTATAATCGAGTATATCGCCTATATTAGAGAATATCTCGACTTTATTCAAGTATATCTCGACTATATTAGAGTGTctctcgactatattcgaggacatcgacaatattctaggACATTGACAATATTCCATGCCATCGATaatattcgatgacatcgacaatattcgatgacatcgataatattcgaggacaccgacaatattctaggacatcgacaatattcgaggacatcaaCAATATTTGAGGACACCGACAATATTctaggacatcgacaatattcgaggggcgttcggacaaaataaccccggacGAAATAAATCCGGACATAATGTCCcctggacaaaataaccccggacaaaataacccggacaaaataactccggACAGAATAActcccaaataaaaaaaacgatatagttactcgaatattttcaatacactcaatatattcgaatattcaTGAGTACATGGTCGATAtgttcgaatatagtcgagtaCATAGTGGATgtattcgaatatattcgaGTATCTTGTCGAAtatatttgatatatgcgaatatagtcgatatattcgaatataatcGATCATGTTTGCTATATGCGAATATAGGCGATACATACATACTAGTatgtagtcgatatattcgaatatagtctagttcttagtcgatatattcgaatatagtggAGTGGAGTACTTAGTTGacatattcgaatatagtcgtttatatttgatatatgcgaatatagtcggtatattcgaatgtaatcgggtatatagtcgatatgttcgatgatagtctagtacgtagtcgatatattcgaatatagtctagttcttagtcgatatatttgaatatagtGGAGTGGAGTACTTAGTTGATATATTCGAACATAGtcgtttatatttgatatatgcgaatatagtcggtatattcgaatgtaatcgggtatatagtcgatatgttcgatgatagtctagtatgtagtcgatatattcgaatatagtctagttcttagtcgatatatttgaatatagtggagtggagtacttagttgatatattcgaatatagtcgtttatatttgatatatgcgaatatagtcggtatattcgaatgaaatcgagtatatagtcgatatgttcgatgatagtctagtatgtagtcgatatattcgagtatagtCTAGTTCTTAGTCGACATATTCGACGATAGTCTAGTATATAGTCaacatattcgaatatagtcgagtaCATAGTTGTAGTCCATATATTCGATGATAGTAGACATATTCGAGTATAGAgtcaatatattcaaattaatagTCGATATATTAGAATGTACTTGagtatatagtcgatatgttcgaaTATACTCAAGTATATAATTGATATAATTTAATAGATTATATGctgcgccgcaggccgtggaaaataaaaaaaaaataaaaaagcggggtcgaggggcggcagcccccgcagAGGGGGGTGAAGGGGGGAGTATCCCCCCTTCAATGTCGTCATCATTTAGTCcaggggttattttgtcctgACCTGATCGGGGTTATTTTGaccggggttattttgtccgggttattttgtccggagttattttgtccggggttaATAAGTCCTAGAGCCCTGGACTACATTCGAGTATGTCGAGTATTTCTCGACATTTCTTGAGTATATTGAGTATATCGAGCGAATTCAGATCGACTATAATTGTGACTACTTTGTACTGGAATTCAGTCAATACACATGAGTAGAAAATCCTAAGTGAGAATACGATCATGATTTTGACATAAGTGTcagcgccgcaggccgtgaagaatgatgaaaaataaaaaagcggggtcgaggAGCGGCAGCCCCCGCTGAGGGGGGTCGAGGAAGGAGTATCCCCCCTTGCAAGTCAACATAAACTTTGCGGAGGGATATTTTGTCCgggagttattttgtccgggttattttgtccggagttattttgtccggagttattttgtcctAGAGCCGATCCTAAAATCCAATTCAATTATCAGGTACTTTGTTTATGGTATGCAAGATGCTCAACATTTAGAAAGAGTACGTTtagaatttcaaatgtttgaGATACAAAAAGGCGAACACAAAGACAAGGATAAAGAGTAAGATTTAGTCCGTCAATGTACCCGTCGATTGTGATTCACACGCATTATATTTCCAGAACGAATTGTACCGATGGCTATCTGAAAATCTTCCTAAAAGGTCAAGAGACGCAAGACGCATACGACAAATTCGATTATGAATTGTGCGGTTACGATCTTCCTCCAGCAGTAGTGAGTGATGGACCTCGGCTGGCTATGGTTTTTAGTTCGGGAGAGCTTCAAGCAAGAGGCTTTAAGGTGGAATACTTCGTTGAActggaaatttaattcattttttctaaCGAAACAATTACTGTCCAGGCAAAATACACATTCGAAACCGAATATAAAATACCGGGAACTGCTGCTCCTGACGGTTCTTGTTCATTCACGTATCGCAGTACGTCACGAAAGAAAGGTGAATTTAACAGTCCAAGATATCCATCGAACTACCCTTCCGAAACGAACTGTTCGTATATGTTCATGGCAACACCGAATGAACAAGTGACTATCGTTTTCgatcatttcaaaataaaggCAGATAATGCCAATACTACGGGCGGTGCGTACGGGTATGCTCagcaaacttttattttactttctcTTCCCGCTGACTGTTTTAATATACTACTCTTAAGGTTGACTGTATGCGTGGAAGATTGGTTGGAAATGTATGTTATATTCCGCGATGGCAGTGAACGATTCCTTGGTCGATATTGCGGTTTGACTGCACCGGGACCAGTCGAAAGTCCACGTGGTGCAGTCGGTATACGAATTCTGTTGCACACTGACCAGGAGAGTGTAGCCAGTGGATTTAAAGCTCGTTACATATTTGAAGTGGCGAAATCAGTGTTTGGTGATTGTGGTGGGAATTTTTCCGGTCAAGAATCGGGTGTTATTATGTAAGTGTGTACCGATCATATCCACTTGACTTGAGCAGTTTAGGCGTGACAATAGTACGAGATTGAAACTCATTTACATTCAGGTCACCAAATTACCCGGCTAAATACGACGGTCCTGGTAAGGGTCTTGCGTCTCGAGCATGTAACTGGTATTTGAGTGCTCGAAATGGTTACAAAATACTGATGCACTTTGAGTTCTTCCACGTCGAGGGTGATCCAGAAGGTGACTTAATTTCGGAGCTAAATTCAAATTCGGTTCTTAACTGTCGATGTTGATTCGATTAGGTCGAGGATGTCCAGCCGCAGTGCTACGTGTGTGGACAGCTCCTGATACTGAACAAGCTCCATTTGAACTATGTGGCGAAAAAGCTGCTGGATTTAATTGGCACTATGTGTCCATTGGACAATCTTCTAGAATAAGTTTCACTACAACCGACAAAACTATAGGTTCgcaaaatacgaaaattgttcattttcgtcacgagaatttaattttcaattttttcatattttcctcTGCCGCGCACAAACAAACTAATAGGTGCACCGGTAAGTGTGTTGTGTATAAAAATCAGTTCTCCAATTCGATTGTTTGATCATTTTGTACGCAGGGATTCCGAGTGGTGTGGACGGCTGTACAAGATATTCAACCGGGACCGCCATCCTCAATAACCCATCACTGTGAATCGTCTTTTTTATTCCAGTGTGAAACATCTGGCTTTTGCATAGCTGAAAAGCTAAGATGTGATAAGGTGAAAAACTGTGGACCTGGTGACGATTCGGATGAAATGCACTGTGAGTCGTGAGTGAGTCGAACGGttcagttcatttttttttataattttgtaattCTTATTTGCTTTGGTTTTTGGTTGTCATCTTAACTTatactttttgactttttttgttgatgataaATTGGAAGGCCGATGATTGACTCTTCCCACATTTTTACTGTGGTTATTTGGGCTCCCGATGAGGACTGTTTTTTTAACTAGCTGATTCTAAGTTAAATATACAGACGAGAGAGACTCTCCAGAGGATAATATCtaggaaaaactgaaaaattccaaaacTTACCACAAATTTGctgaatttaccaaaaatgtaccgaaaaatatttttagtaaaTGAAATTACCGGTAGTAAGCCATGGATAGTACCACCTTAAAACGAATTGGATCAAAATATGGCTCCAAAGTCGACTCAAAAATACCATTGAGGGAAAGGTTCTGACAGCGTCGTTTTTAACGAATATGTCAAACGTTCCGTGAAATCGGTCGGGTGAAACGTTTGACTATATTAATGTAACGATTTTCACACTCTgtaaatacgatgaatttgtatACATATCTCCTGCCAGTAATTTAGGTGTAACATCAGTTATATGCTTAACTTTCCTCGGAGAGTTTTTGCGCAGTTCGAGGCGTGGTCACGTTAAGGTGGTACAGGCTGTTTTAAGCCGACAAACCTTGTTGTTAGCCGTAAACAACTCAATAGCTCAGTGTGTAAGTCAAACATTGAGTTATTTAATTGCTAGTTGTGGGTTCGAAACCCAACcgcaacaaaaataattcgtttCATCGGGTTGTTGTCCTCAATAATGACATCTGATTGAATCGGTTATTAGGTTGCGTCTTGGATTTTAGTACCGATAACGTCTCTTTGTGTTTTATATAATTGCTCGTTGGTAATTTCATTCAGTCAGTTAGACAAAAAGCCCGTTGACTGTGTGTGttgtctttaaaaaaaacggttagCTCTAAAAAATAGTAAACAGAGAAATAGGGCAGCCACTGTTGAAACAAAGATTAGAACGTTTCAAAATTGTGGTTTGTTCACCTTTAGAAAacccaatttttgttttgaaattcatcgatgttcccagtcaattaggTGATTCCCAGTATATGATATTGTGgcgtaaaatttgaattcgctaagggattttcaaattgtgtgccaaaatatcataacctgGAAATTCCACTTGCTCCGCTCGCGTTATACTATACATGACCTTGATCTAATATCTTTGAATATCAAAgttacaaattttacaaacacTGTAAATTGTGTGACAGGAGGGACTCCCAAATTCTCGCAGGAAAGAAATTTAAGCATTTAAGACAATTTGATAGGGCAGAAAGTAGTCCATATTTGCGTAATATTCGGTGGGTGATGTGACTAAGAAAAGAATATCTTCACGATTTCAATGTCTAACTGTACTGTATGAGAATTCTTGACTTACAACATGAATTGCAGTGTGAATTACACAAGACCTGGACATAGTCCAAGCAATTCCTCGTTGGCAATGTACTTTTCGTCCTCTTGTTCGATAGCATAGGTGTCCtctttcgtcaattttttgaTGCCAAAATGCCTTCTattccaaaatttgcaaatggGAACCCTAActcttttttcactttttttcattattttcttacattttgttgttaaaacttaatttccaaatttttattctttcgaatttttatttgtatttatcATTTGAAACTAGGTTTCGCAACCACTTTTCTTTActtatcaaaacaaaaacaaaaatgtccgttcaataaatttagattaattgattgatatatttaattaaaaaaaaaacttaaacttaaatatttaacaataaaatataaattagaaACAGATATACCAACCCGAACTCAAtatgaaaatcaaatgaaaacttccttttcttaaaaaaaagctATTTACCCGCACGAAGCACGATTAATATACATGGACTGTTCCAATCTTTATTGAAAGCCCTATtagatttgaatatttatataatcccaaataaatttttggaacCAGAACAACTTTTTGCCTGTACAATAAATATTGATCATTGCGTTTGATTTTTGagtaatcaatttttggacaaattttataaatcgaGTGTAAAGCATACAAAATATAGTAATTTGGACGAGACCATTCATAATTCATAATAAAAGACGAAAGGTTGAAGGAATCTCGTTAAAAGCGGGAACGTATTTGTGTGGGATTTGTCTCTATACGACATCTAACAgctatttcaattaaaaatttgaatctatCAATAAAAAGCTTCTAAGAATGATTCTTCACGAGAAAAGTCTGGCCCAGACATCGCAGGTGGGAGTTCGATGGCTAGCAGGAACTAGCTTCAGCATAACTTTTTACTGTGATTTCACcttttttacatatttcgATTCCATCAAATCAGGGGTACAAGGTGTCACATTTAGCTCTGACATATCGCGAAAGTGATTCTTGAGAATTCTAGAAATTCACAAAAGTTGTCAAAGTAAGAATTtctaaaatctaaattttttttttttgaaaattcccgACTAGTCAAAAATTACGAagaaaaaatgtaacaaaatatGTCCTCAGctattgtatttaaaaaaaaatccacttttccCGACGTTTTTCTGCATTGGGACACCGTGAATATCAATAGCTTTCATTCAGGAGTAATGTTCGTTCTGAATAATTTCTGTGAGCTGGACAGTCTCATTTGCCCAATCGAGTGTAAAATCTTAATTAGAAGCTTCTATCTTGAAATCACTATCACTCTTCCGTCTTCGGTCTTTTTGGTATCTTACGAGGTCCACCAACCGTATATTTGGCTGGTGGACCTCGTAAgataccaaaaatatttccgcCGTAATTTGTATGAGAGGCTTAGTGAAATGTTTTGACAAAACAATTCTTTTgcttaaattttcaataagtCTTTTATGCAAATCACCGCACATTTTTAAGGCCATGTCTAATTTCGAAGATTCATCCAATAGTCTTTTGTACGCTCTTAGATCACAATTTGATATTTCCCTAAGCCGAGACAAATGGGACTTACAACTTATTGATAAGTTGAAGTCGTCGAAATGACTTGTCCAAATATTGTGTTTGTACGGTTTACACTCATTTCTATTGAATGCAACAACCTTTTGTCACTATAatagtaaactttttttttgtataaaaaactaattaatttattatgaaCAATCCTGCGACTATTGTATGATATGATCACATCTTGACAttatcttcttcttttttttcttgtaacgCCATCAGGTGGAGGAAATAGCCTTTCAGTAATGCAAAGATATCAACTCCTTATGATAGCGTTAATGGCCAGTGTGTTCCTCgcattatttgattttatttcataattCTCTGTTTTATGTTCGTATGGTTTTTATTGTCCCCCCACCCCCCCGTTTGTTTCTGTTTAGTCAAATGTACCAAGTTTAACTTGTATAGAGAATTGCAAGACTTGATAATCACCAACAACCGCACATGGCATCTTTTTATGAAGACGGTATTGTGTACCGCAAGAGCTGCATTTTCGATTACATATCTGTTCAGTATGATTTTTCGATGGGCACAATCAACAGCATACATGCTCGCTCCAAAATTAACTATAATAAATGCGACTGCCTGCGTGGAATggttttcttattttaattcattatgataaaatattgatgTGTGGAAATGCCTTTCATTGTTGTTGGAAAACATATTGTCCCCAACGTCGCcaaatttcattaataaataattttaattaggCAAATGTGTTCTAATCGACACTGGGTGTGTAACATTTTTTAACGTTTTATAGTACAATAATCAAATGTGCGACTAACACTATTTTAATATGTAATACCGTGCAATTCTCAATACAAATGGAtttgttcaattaattttctttgaatttaaaatgtaaGCTCCAAAACCCATCCCATTGTAAACAAAGTTTTAAGTGTTTTCCcccaattttgcttatttcAAAATTACCCTTCTactgttgaaaaaataaaaactgtaaAACTGCATGAAAAGGCCAGTATGACGACTaccatatttaaaaaaaaatctatatcACGTGAGTTTATTTATGAATAATGAAACAAACCTACAAAAATGAACTAATTTCTATGTGTTTGATAGtagaattttagtttttttttcttctttagtttgcactcaaaaaaaaaattaccagcATTATCACTGCTTTTAgaacttttctttttacagTCTTTGTATTTAACAACtcgaatagaattttttttttcgatcgaCGGTAACGACACTCATCCAATACAAATTTTAACTTGTTCGTTTCATCTTGATTTCTTGAAAGCTCATCCttctatttttgggaaaacataaTTCCATGTTTTTGGacaattttccacattttcccgattttgtacacaaaaaacgGTTTGTGTACACCGaataagtatttttttttgtacgcAAAAAAGATGTCCTCCTGGTTT from the Bradysia coprophila strain Holo2 chromosome X unlocalized genomic scaffold, BU_Bcop_v1 contig_132, whole genome shotgun sequence genome contains:
- the LOC119067967 gene encoding cubilin isoform X6, which produces MASEVLFNQPTCTLQFHRCQSNNKFKTNSNTTSHLLRNKCLFQDNNSKPTTTTATATSAKSNRCIQTNADSMECKETDVSTIRQRFQKHRWKCGNNRTEETCEWLRSGVITHEIGLFKKQGIYRNEWLMENDDTFERIIGNGSTLPFSNKISEQQQFIFTNKQQDHLQHNSQQQQQQQQQQLSLPTNSDQTKINQLVFNTKIFTRNQDNIQIPENCCQYDYKFDGLTSKCDAKSFCCQNDSYVFICNYDRVEHVNCCQINDVSKKCCCHHTGFRPTNVDDQNESYLPHFVDHWRRKSIVRINVLSLLNDLQKFVRAILPILLLFNMLPLLYAVASDIDASVVRGPHPEPQPWIPVVAYLEPLPRPTKAPKCDQTFVSRIGGPQNGTFTAPLLQNPTNHSRQCLYIFLAGPGQRVEVQFTSFNLRGSPPDGSAVGEIPACGAEYMDIYAEVQSSDPADLINSPFGGRYCGPIPPRRRISLYRAVALSFFTGKNETSTDLFGGRYQFVNASLFEIGTPVTGSACSFTITPHKNKSDVFISPTYPGAYPKDMSCTYQFIGESNQRVRLEFRDFDLFFGGPHCPFDFVKVYDGPDNTSALIGTYCGQQRNLVLYSSESSLLVHFFTLQRTAHTQNRGFKGIYEFSEGFVKLDFIRENNGMHIRGSECDQKILSKKESSGLVYSPNYPYPYLPKTVCRYFVYGMQDAQHLERVRLEFQMFEIQKGEHKDKDKETNCTDGYLKIFLKGQETQDAYDKFDYELCGYDLPPAVVSDGPRLAMVFSSGELQARGFKAKYTFETEYKIPGTAAPDGSCSFTYRSTSRKKGEFNSPRYPSNYPSETNCSYMFMATPNEQVTIVFDHFKIKADNANTTGGAYGLTVCVEDWLEMYVIFRDGSERFLGRYCGLTAPGPVESPRGAVGIRILLHTDQESVASGFKARYIFEVAKSVFGDCGGNFSGQESGVIMSPNYPAKYDGPGKGLASRACNWYLSARNGYKILMHFEFFHVEGDPEGRGCPAAVLRVWTAPDTEQAPFELCGEKAAGFNWHYVSIGQSSRISFTTTDKTIGAPGFRVVWTAVQDIQPGPPSSITHHCESSFLFQCETSGFCIAEKLRCDKVKNCGPGDDSDEMHCGGNSLSVMQRYQLLMIALMASVFLALFDFIS